TCCTAATGCGATAGACAGCGATATTGTTCAGACTTATCTTACGGGTGAGCCGGGCAGCGAGATTCGCCTTCGCCGTCGCGGTTTCGAGGGAGGCAAGTATGTGTATGTTCACACCACCAAGAAGCGTATTTCAGACAATGAGCAGATTGAGACCGAGCGACAGATTAATGCCAATCTTTACGAGAGTATGCTTCAGCAGGCAGATCCTTACCGCCAGCGCATTCATAAGCATCGCAAGAGCTTTATCTGGAAGGGCCAGTATTTCGAGCTAGACGAGTTTCTTGAGCCGGTTTCCGACCTGATGATTCTTGAAACCCGCGGCATTTCTGCCAACGAGAGTGTGAAGTTTCCTCCTTTCATTCAGGTGCTGGAGGATATTACGGGCAACAGCAAATATTATAATTATAACATAGCGCTGAAGCGGTAAATCTCAGCCGAAAATGTAAAAAGTTACGGAGATAATTCATATTCTCCGTAACTTTTTACATAAACCACTCACTTTTGGCGTTATTGAGTTTCATCATTATTGTGTCATAATTATTTTATCTTCAATGTCCGCAGATATCCTTTCTGTTTAAAGACGTTTTCCTTTCTTGCAACGTTCAGCAATTTTGTACGTATTGACTTCCCGTAGTTTTTATTTTGTTCTTTACTCATAGCTTCACTTGTAGATAATTATCCAGGATATTGCCAACACGCAATTGTCGGGCATAATCCATTAGTTTACTGATATTTCTTTCTGGTCTGGAAAGATAGTTATCGATGATTTCAGAACAGACATCAATGCCCACCTTGTTGCGGAACTTTACAGCATCGCATACGCATCGTTCTACATCATATACCTTTACCTTAAATCCATCTATTACTTTCTCCATCACGCCGATTTCAAGAATGTTGGAAGTATAGTGATGGAGCTCAATCTTTGGGAATGAAGGTACTTTTACTTTTCTATCCCTTTTGATGGCGACATGATAAGCCTGCGGCATGGATGTCGTAAGCTGATGGATATTCCAGGCAGACCAAAGGCAGAGGATTCCGTTGGGAACAATAGACTCAATATCAACCATACATGCTGACAATTGGTCTATGTTAGCATATACGCCACGGCAAACCTGAATCAGTTCACCTTGGCGAACGGCTTCCAGCATCTTGTAGTAAGCTGTTCGTCCTTGCACTTTGACGTTTGCTGATGATATGAATGAATTCTTTGTTTCCATAATTGTTCTCCTAATTTTGGTACAAAAGTACCACAAATATTTTTAATTGTGGTACTTTTGTACGGAAATCTTTTAAAATCCACCTAATTTTTAATACCTTTCAACAGTTTTATAGCTATTTTAGTACAAAAGTACCACAAATATTGCTAAGTGTGGTAGTTTTGTACAGGATATTAAAAAGGCTATTTCTCCATTTCATGGTTATTCGCCTTTTCTATATTTTTCCTTTATTTTATCTTCAATGTCCGCAGGTATTCCTTCTGTTCGGGCGTGATTCTGTAGCTCTCGATGGCCTTCTGATCCGTGTAGGAATCATATCTTCTTCATGCTCTAATCTTCAATGTCTTGTTTACTTTGTGTCTATTATCATGTAGCAGAGATATTTGGGGGTACTAGCTTATCTTTCCACCCTTAAAATGCATCTCAAATGTGACCACGAAAGATTTTGCACACGCGCGTGCAAAATCTACCAATCAGGGAAATAATGGTATAATTGCTTGAAATAGTCAAGGTTCCGAACACTATAGCCGGAGCCGAATTCAGTCGTCAACTGTTGAGATATGGACTTGATGAGCTGTATGCCATAATCAGCACGCTGCTTGCCAAGCTGCTCTTCTTCAACAATACGTTTGCCGATTTCCCGGTTTGAGCGTATCAGGGTTTCGTTGATAGATTGATACGCCCTGATCCAACGGTCACCGGCCGAAGGGAAAGGTAAAGGGCAGAAGCCCCTAGCCACACGCCCTGAAAGGGCAGAAGCTCCTAGCCCAGGGCATCGCCCTGGGTAATTACGGACGCAAACCTGTCGCCCTGTAAGGGCAAAAGCTTTAAAACCCCAGGCAAAAATCACAAAGCTTTTGCCCTTACAGGGCGCCTTGCTGACTGCTACTATACCCAGGGCGATGCCCTGGGCTAGGAGCTTCTGCCCTTTCAGGGCGTGCTGCTCCTGACC
This Segatella copri DSM 18205 DNA region includes the following protein-coding sequences:
- a CDS encoding type IV toxin-antitoxin system AbiEi family antitoxin domain-containing protein, which gives rise to METKNSFISSANVKVQGRTAYYKMLEAVRQGELIQVCRGVYANIDQLSACMVDIESIVPNGILCLWSAWNIHQLTTSMPQAYHVAIKRDRKVKVPSFPKIELHHYTSNILEIGVMEKVIDGFKVKVYDVERCVCDAVKFRNKVGIDVCSEIIDNYLSRPERNISKLMDYARQLRVGNILDNYLQVKL
- a CDS encoding DUF1016 N-terminal domain-containing protein; amino-acid sequence: MVQVRAEGPKGQEQHALKGQKLLAQGIALGIVAVSKAPCKGKSFVIFAWGFKAFALTGRQVCVRNYPGRCPGLGASALSGRVARGFCPLPFPSAGDRWIRAYQSINETLIRSNREIGKRIVEEEQLGKQRADYGIQLIKSISQQLTTEFGSGYSVRNLDYFKQLYHYFPDW